The Devosia sp. MC521 genome segment ATCCGCGAACAGGCCCCAAACCCAGCTGCCCAAGGCCATGCCGCCAAATGTAGCGGTCTGGTAGAGCGCCAACGCCCGGCCAACCACCCAACGCGGGGTCGAGAGCTGCACCGACACATTGAACAGCGAAAGCGCGAGCACCCAGCAAGCCCCAGCCGGGATCAACACAGCATGGCTCAGCCACACCTCGCGACTGAGCCCTAAGCCAACACAGCACAAAGCGAAAATGGCACAGGCGATCCGCACGATCACCTCATTGCTGAAGCGCTCCCGCACGCGACCATTGAGGAATGCGCCACCGATAGCGCCGAATCCGAAGCAGCCGAGCAATGTGCCATACACAAAGGCCCCACCACCCACATAGTCATTGGCCACCGATGGCAGCAGCGCCAGAATGACCACAGCCGCTAGGCCAAAGAGAAAGCCGCGGAACAACACCGTCGTTAAATGCGGCGACAGCGACACATATCTGATGCCCGCATACATGGCCGAGCCGAATTTTTCGCGCGGCAACTGGCTTTTGACCCGCACCGGCTTCCACCGCCAAAGCGCAAAGATCAGGGCGATATAGGACACCGCATTGAGCGCAAATGCAGCAGCGGCACCGGCTGTCGCCACAATCAGCCCACCAACCGCAGGGCCAACGCTGCGCATGAGGTTGAAACCCATAGAGTTGAGCGTCACCGCACCGGGCAGGTCTTCGCGCGGCACCACATCGCCCATCGAGGCCTGCCAGCTTGGATTAAACAGCGCCGTGCCGCACCCGATGAGGAAGGTGAAGCCGAGCAGTAGCCAAGGCGTCAACAGGCCAAAAACTGTCAGTATCGCCAGAAGGATAGAGACCACCATCAGACCGATCTGAGCGACCAGCATGACGATACGTCGATCGAAATTGTCAGCGAGAGCCCCGGCCGCGAGCGAAAACAGCATGATGGGAAGCGTCGTAGATGCCTGCACCAGCGCCACCATATTGTGGGAGCTCGACAGCGTGGTCATCATCCACCCGGCACCCACCGATTGCACCAATCCTCCCAGATTGGAAAACAGCGTTGCCAGCCACAGCATTCGGAATGTCTCATGCCGAAAGGGGGCCAACATCGATTTACGCTCAGACATTACAGCTCCGAAGTATAGCACGGCGCAAAAGTGACGCGCCGCGCTCCCCTACGATAGGCCGAGTTGGTTCACGCCGTCCTACCGATTCTCACTCTGGACCCAACGAAACTACAAAGTCTCGAGTTCACACCCGACAGACCAGAATAAGTTCTTGCCCGGCAGTTTTTACCGCCACCCCGAGTTGCTCCCAATGCGCGTCTGATTTCATTCAAAAATATCCGGCACGCCCATTGCATGGCTTATGGCAGAAGCTCGGGAGACACCCACATGGTCACCGTTACAGCGACTACCCCCTACTCGGCCTATCGCGATTACCGCGCCAGTACTGAACAGCCAGCCACCGCCGCGACAGAGCGTCAAGAAGCCGAAAGCACTGTCGATCGGCCTGCCACGACGATTACCTTATCTGCCGAGGCGCAGGCCGCCTTAGCGGAGCGCGACTACGC includes the following:
- a CDS encoding MFS transporter, translating into MSERKSMLAPFRHETFRMLWLATLFSNLGGLVQSVGAGWMMTTLSSSHNMVALVQASTTLPIMLFSLAAGALADNFDRRIVMLVAQIGLMVVSILLAILTVFGLLTPWLLLGFTFLIGCGTALFNPSWQASMGDVVPREDLPGAVTLNSMGFNLMRSVGPAVGGLIVATAGAAAAFALNAVSYIALIFALWRWKPVRVKSQLPREKFGSAMYAGIRYVSLSPHLTTVLFRGFLFGLAAVVILALLPSVANDYVGGGAFVYGTLLGCFGFGAIGGAFLNGRVRERFSNEVIVRIACAIFALCCVGLGLSREVWLSHAVLIPAGACWVLALSLFNVSVQLSTPRWVVGRALALYQTATFGGMALGSWVWGLFADIGGPQLALLCAALVLVFCGAVGLRLPLPAFSSRDLNPLDTFNEPALRLDLRPRSGPILVMIDYRIAQNDIPKFLELMADRRRIRIRDGARQWAVLRDLQEPDLWVESYHVPTWDDYLRHNMRRTKADAENTLALRALHQLAEPPRVHRMIERQTVPLHDDTPLRELPDV